One genomic segment of Besnoitia besnoiti strain Bb-Ger1 chromosome VII, whole genome shotgun sequence includes these proteins:
- a CDS encoding hypothetical protein (encoded by transcript BESB_079610): MAAVSQRYTMRPVIPADRSDSCGRVTINNIPQGVTEAKLKANLSHHGDVKIHMFVPGCEYSAGWAWVSFGNRDGVVSVLQTAYEKSHAREKLESIEKAEKPVEESDKENAATSEGEGNSSYISSDCSEDEAGNH, translated from the exons ATGGCAGCCGTCAGCCAGAGGTACACCATGCGTCCTGTCATCCCCGCCGACCGGAGCGACTCCTGCGGTCGTGTGACCATCAACAACATTCCCCAGGGTGTTACGGAG GCCAAGCTGAAGGCCAACCTCTCTCACCACGGTGACGTCAAGATCCACATGTTCGTTCCGGGATGCGAATACAGCGCCGGGTGGGCGTGGGTCAGCTTTGGCAACCGTGACGGAGTTGTCAGCGTCCTCCAGACCGCATACGAGAagagccacgcgcgcgaaaaGCTGGAGTCTATCGAAAAGGCTGAGAAGCCAGTGGAAGAGTCGGACAAGGAGAACGCCGCCAccagcgagggcgaaggaaaCAGCAGCTACATCTCTTCGGATTGCtcagaggacgaggcgggcAACCACTAA
- a CDS encoding hypothetical protein (encoded by transcript BESB_079620) yields the protein MECRADKVEFNLSSSCRPPPVAPKLWKDIPNRATDMSPVRQPVISSVISPHPTKQGYPAAGSDLLMCVVGGPAPWANISQTFSASARMPRSSQGSITAGTDDPQQAQRATALSEYFPGSDPARLCRPLRDWLAGNGESDITGSLGYGHSVFKPSRFLQALALALSDDPCDADYDSKLVVSTKSVVPKAQGAGSRPHAVPMGSLFPSIAKKGRESAAAKPQRGRVSFRRRRCKKKSRWKADESLADGASTQPAVTVTPAAPNAVRRQSDRAVSDSRREHVAHSQHDPDPPACDAVIGEPAQTNPAARGVLQHACVKTEDTTVLAQPSESRLSLLRTCYPAIRSGNPRGSQRSTSCIEGPFSKERPFRARRATYPTTALPTPRDVISRVSSASSVQHIAVSHEEEDSGDDRAPVVVHVFQDGFSAAIRDEPPCDRNSWMALGFQQDPLVCAQDQDFPQNVVFNSNRIPCSLAYTAPRIKGLCARYVARTLRQQGKASSGSEPAPAHTDPRKTEEYLRSKEYELQKRVKRLRQNKLKDFRHSSVARLSQASDSRRVLPNLPRRIKRPNASRRDTSTASQAAKDYRKADTIAPTPHAGRLVHGSNSSSRCGSSRSSVNESGLTQPFPASTASAAYPSDSCASCAPGDQRGAFVSLVRSSILDGQAQNGLGRAARLQHLPPSGVRERGARGGQLSLCHPTKDEGPNPSSAQPWSRNTRSDSCAPGTVVRRILSFKMLARIVVCATRVRLQGALTRFVDATGLRGIDLVTMKAVMGKLTLLQGRAREFLRRHLEACQHVERKLHDVETTMILTALQAHPAESQRLWQHSKRELLINRFRIDSSLKQRWTRSLVREGRKTHVEEWTLYAEKMKEFSESCREWRLLCRWLGYEKRAWWPAQPQAPPIPASRMADVSADKLEAMLSLGLYKRRTFREIVDALQAREHELSLRQEARSTLYSARDERYRHLFSGVSFKMLQTLWGCDGRSEAKITTFLRLFTPSRQEISRSRIGFVYYRPLDELTLDEADDERGLYPISHAVQDCEMRQYDFLHACFRKRN from the exons ATGGAATGCAGGGCGGACAAAGTGGAGTTCAACCTGTCCAGCAGCTGTCGCCCCCCTCCCGTCGCCCCGAAACTCTGGAAAGATATTCCGAATAGAGCCACAGACATGTCTCCAGTCAGGCAACCGGTCATCAGCTCGGTCATATCACCCCATCCAACGAAACAAGGGTACCCTGCGGCCGGGTCTGATCTACTAATGTGTGTCGTCGGGGGCCCAGCACCGTGGGCAAATATATCACAAACGTTCTCTGCATCCGCTCGGATGCCACGGAGTTCTCAGGGCAGCATCACTGCTGGCACGGACGATCCGCAGCAAGCGCAACGGGCTACAGCACTATCTGAGTACTTCCCAGGCTCCGACCCAGCGAGGCTGTGCAGACCGTTGAGAGACTGGCTGGCAGGTAATGGTGAGAGCGACATTACAGGGTCGTTGGGGTATGGGCACTCGGTCTTCAAACCTTCTCGTTTCCTGCAGGCTCTGGCCTTGGCGCTTTCGGACGATCCATGCGACGCGGATTATGACTCTAAGCTCGTCGTTTCGACGAAATCCGTCGTCCCGAAGGCACAAGGGGCTGGTTCCCGCCCGCATGCCGTGCCCATGGGCAGCCTCTTTCCAAGCATAGCCAAGAAGGGGCGAGAAAGCGCGGCAGCAAAGCCTCAACGAGGTCGCGTTTCCTTTAGACGTAGAAGATGCAAGAAAAAATCGCGGTGGAAGGCTGACGAGAGCTTGGCGGACGGTGCCTCAACTCAGCCAGCCGTCACAGTGACACCAGCTGCGCCCAACGCAGTGAGGAGGCAGAGTGATCGTGCAGTCAGCGACAGCAGAAGGGAGCACGTGGCTCATTCTCAGCATGACCCTGACCCCCCCGCATGTGACGCTGTAATTGGCGAGCCTGCGCAAACCAATCCGGCAGCTCGGGGCGTTCTTCAACACGCATGCGTCAAGACAGAGGATACCACCGTGCTAGCGCAGCCGTCGGAATCCCGACTTTCACTGCTGAGGACATGCTACCCAGCCATTCGAAGCGGAAACCCGAGGGGCTCGCAGCGGTCAACAAGTTGCATCGAAGGCCCTTTCTCGAAAGAGCGCCCCTTccgggcgaggagagcgacatATCCAACGACAGCCCTGCCCACACCGCGTGACGTCATCTCCAGAGTATCCTCTGCTTCATCGGTTCAGCACATAGCGGTGTcgcacgaggaggaagacagcggAGATGACCGTGCTCCTGTTGTGGTTCATGTCTTCCAAGACGGTTTTTCCGCAGCGATCCGAGACGAACCCCCTTGCGATCGCAATTCCTGGATGGCACTGGGCTTCCAGCAGGATCCTCTCGTGTGCGCTCAAGACCAAGATTTTCCACAGAATGTGGTTTTCAACAGTAACAGAATCCCATGCAGTTTAGCGTATACCGCTCCACGAATCAAGGGTCTCTGCGCTAGGTATGTTGCTCGGACTTTGCGGCAACAAGGAAAGGCGTCGTCAGGCTCAGAGCCCGCCCCCGCACACACCGATCCGCGGAAGACAGAGGAGTATTTGCGGTCAAAAGAGTACGAACTGCAAAAGAGAGTGAAGCGTCTCCGACAAAATAAGCTGAAGGACTTTCGACATTCATCTGTCGCACGTCTCTCGCAAGCCAGTGACTCACGGCGGGTTCTGCCGAATCTACCACGGAGGATTAAGAGGCCGAATGCATCCAGACGAGACACTTCAACGGCCTCCCAAGCCGCAAAAGATTATAGAAAAGCTGACACGATAGCACCCACACCGCATGCAGGTCGTTTGGTGCATGGAAGCAATTCTTCTTCACGATGCGGAAGCAGCAGATCTAGCGTGAACGAATCGGGTTTGACTCAGCCCTTTCCGGCCTCGACTGCATCCGCTGCATATCCCTCGGACTCTTGCGCAAGTTGTGCTCCAGGAGACCAACGGGGAGCTTTCGTGTCTCTCGTCCGGTCATCCATTTTAGATGGGCAAGCCCAGAACGGCCTCGGCcgagccgctcgcctgcAACATCTACCTCCTTCAGGCGTCAGAGAACGGGGTGCGAGGGGAGGGCAACTCTCGCTGTGTCATCCCACAAAAGATGAAGGCCCTAACCCCAGTTCGGCACAGCCCTGGAGTCGTAACACCCGTTCAGATTCCTGCGCGCCTGGTACAGTGGTCAGGAGGATCCTATCCTTCAAAATGTTGGCGAGAATCGTGGTGTGCGCAACTCGGGTTCGGCTGCAAGGAGCACTCACGAGGTTCGTTGACGCTACGGGGTTGCGGGGCATCGAC CTGGTGACTATGAAGGCAGTGATGGGAAAACTGACTCTCCTTCAGGGCAGAGCAAGAGAGTTTCTGCGGCGTCACCTAGAAGCATGCCAACACGTCGAAAGGAAGCTGCACGACGTAGAGACAACTATGATTCTCACTGCTCTTCAAGCGCATCCAGCCGAGTCGCAACGTCTGTGGCAACACAGCAAGAGAGAGTTGCTCATCAACAGATTCCGAATCGACAGTTCCCTTAAGCAGCGATGGACGCG AAGCCTCGTGAGAGAAGGCCGGAAGACGCACGTCGAGGAGTGGACCCTGTACGCGGAGAAGATGAAGGAATTTTCAGAG AGCTGCAGAGAGTGGCGGCTGCTCTGCCGGTGGCTGGGCTACGAGAAAAGGGCCTGGTGGCCTGCGCAGCCCCAGGCACCACCGATACCCGCGTCCCGCATGGCGGACGTTTCTGCGGACAAGCTTGAGGCGATGCTCTCCCTGGGGCTCTACAAAAGGAGAACATTCAGAGAGATTGTGGATGCCTT GCAGGCGCGGGAACACGAGCTGTCGCTCCGCCAAGAGGCACGATCGACGCTCTATTCTGCGAGAGACGAACGGTATCGGCACCTCTTCTCGGGGGTCTCCTTCAAGATGCTGCAGACTTTGTGGGGCTGCGACGGAAGGTCTGAGGCCAAGATCACCACGTTCCTGAGGCTTTTTACTCCTTCGCGTCAAGAGATTAGCAGAAGCAGGATAGGCTTCGTGTACTACAGGCCCCTCGATGAGTTGACCCTAGATGAagcggacgacgagaggGGTCTGTATCCTATCTCGCACGCAGTGCAGGACTGCGAGATGCGGCAGTACGACTTCCTGCATGCTTGTTTTCGCAAGCGCAACTGA